CGAGTTAGCGAACACGAACTGCGAGATGGAAAGCTGTTACATCGTGCGGGGATCGATCGTTCCGTCGCCTCtccataaaattgaaaataataaatcgacGCGGACAAAGAAAGATTCGCGGCAGggataacgaagaaaatttcattcgtatcGCGAACGTGTTTCGTGGTTGGGCGTTTGCGATCGATCGCAAACTCGATCGATTGCCGAGTGCTTTTCTCCAGGACGTTGCcatctaattattttatcgcgaAGCTTTATCGCGCTTCGATGCAAATTTTCCGACAAAAATCTCGTAACGAGAACGATGGAACGACGATCCGATCGAACCGAAATCGGAAACCAGtttttacagttttttttAAAGCGACAAGGTGAGATCCGGCGAAGGTGAAGTTAACGGTAACGGTTACCGCGGTTCGTTCCATTTCAAAATCGTTTAAACGCTCGGTAGACGCGATCTACGATTTCCGGATTTCCCTATAACAGCGTGCGTTTAAGAGTCTATTACGTTCTCAGAGTAGTTTCTtaccaatttatttatacgtatgtTAGTAGTCGACGTTACAAGGggtaaaaataaaggaaaataaattcgcCTGTCTTCGATCTTATCCTTGGCTCGATTCTTCGTTAGAGAAAGCAAATGCGGCGAAACGATCGACGCAGCTCTGTCGGCTGATCGATCGACGTCGCTGCAGGGTGCTTTAATTTAGATCGTGACTAGATCCTAGCGACTACCGTGTATTATAGTTTAAAGCAAGATCATGGTTGAACGTTTAATCACGGAGGGAAAATCTGGTGTCGCTGATAAGTTGTCGGTTTATCTTGGAAAGTTTGCCTTCGgtagtttcttttcttttcttcggcCGTATCATCGCCGAGATAAAGATTGCAAACGGCGCGCGCAAGTGTTTGTTATCGTTTGCGATCGAACCGAGATTTATCGACGGTGCTCTTTCCTCCTTCTTTTAACGAATTCCAAACGAATTAAGATAAAGTTTCATTGTCAACCGTTTGATTTATCGCGCTGCTCGTATATCATTCGCGATTTCACCGTTCGCTACCGACTTCCTCGTTCGTCGCTGGACGATCGGAGTCGTTCGATTACATCGAAGCGTCTTATTTTTCGCACCTTCTTATTTACTTCACTTccgtttattcgttttattcttttgCAGATCCGCCTGAGAAAAGGGAATAAGTATCGAGTAATGGCGACGATTCGTAGCCAAGGTGCGACGTAGGTTCTTGATTTACGATTTACCAGCATCGTGAGAAGCCGATAGCGGTAATTCGACGGTGAAGTAAGCACGTTCTAACAGATGAAATCAAATCGTACCGCTTGATAAATCGACCCGTTTAATCGCTTTTGTTCGTGTTTGGGTTGATTATAACGCTCCAATTATATTTCGATTAGAACGCTGTTTTCAGATATCGATAGCGGGTTTACGCTTATGTTTACGCGCCGACGAAACATCCatcgaataatttactttgcccgtttctccttctctcgGGTACGATCGTTTTCTTCGAAATGAACTTTATCGTAAAACGGTCCCGAGAATTACGTCTTCCCGTTAATTTCCACCGGTATCCGGAAGCCGAGCACGTCCACGTTGACGAGCttcgttcgaataattaaattcctgCGGTGGCTCGACCAACCTCGATCTACGGAGATAACGTATCGCTCGTCATTGGTACACGTGCCAGCGAACCAATTTATAATTGCCGAATAACGAGGACTGCGCGGTCACCGTTCGTCGCAATTATAATCCCTACGCGTAACGGCCACGTTGTGGCCGGGCCGAGGTTCCGCCTCGGCTAATCCTCGTCGCCTACCTCTTCGTCTCGAATTTTCCTGGAATTATGTCCAGGCTGGATGTTCAGATTTTCGCAACGACTAAAACTCTTtggattttctattttcagagTTCCTTTCGACGTAAGAACCTCGCTTTCGCTTCGTGCGTTTAAACGCGCCAAGGGGCTAAAATTCTTACAGCCGTTCTTTGTCTCCCGActagaaaattttaagaacgttattcaaatttaattttaagattatCATCGGTGTGACGGCTGGCAAATATACACGCCGttattgaagaaatatttacgggacgaaaatgtataaaaagaatcATCGAATAATACGTATTTATGTCGAACATAAATTAAAGACGTATGGGAGAAAGTTGTTTCGAATATCGATGACAATATATTTcgaaacaatttgaaaattgagaTTCCACCGGCGAAGATTTGAGTTTCGGCCTGGTACGGTCTTAACGTTAATCGCGAAAAGATTAGGGACGTTGGGGAAAATGAGAGGCAGGGAAAAAGTTGCGAGAAACACGATGGTCGAATCGCGATTAGATGGACGACGATTCGAAACACGACCGAGAGATAACGTTGATCCGAGCCACGAGGATTTTGATTAAAAGAATCGATAGAAGAGGCgcgtttaaaaattgtttaccgACCGATTTACTCGGATTAGTGGAAATTAAACGCAGGCTTATAGAAAAGCGGCGATTTAAACGACACGGTAACtatgtttgatattttaacgattaacgaaacgaaacacgATTTCATCGATCGAAGAAGGAAGAATCTCTGTTAGCtgtaaaacgaagaagataaGCGTAGAAAGTTTTTTACACTTTAGttcgtgttttattttatattctacgaACGATATAAAAAGCACGATAACGCGCATTTCTTTCGAATCAAGAGCACGAGAAGGACGAAAATGATAAACGCGTTATGCGATGCAACTGAAACGATCGTCGCTTTGATCACGATCGATACGAACGGATATCGACGAGCTACCTGCCGCTGCATTGGTAATTATCATTCGGCTAATGTTGTACGTTTTTCGAATCGTACGCTTTTAGTTAAATCGGAATTTAATTGGAATCCCCTAGTCAAACCGAGAGTCgaatatacagtagcggacaaaagtttaagacgatgatttgtaaaccggattacaaacatcttatacgcatattgttcttctattcggtttgtctctttggaataacgtagctgtatgtttgaccttcgtaacctcagacagtcagttgttaaatacaaacaatgtaggagttacaacagttagttaccgcctagcacttggaaacagtggacattagtttaagacgatctgtgtaaaacgtgagtacgagtacagtttttgaacattttgattctggaatgtcaaaatcattgtttagtgtaccttttattgcttaaaattcatttaggtaggaacagactatgggtaaatcaaagaatttacttgaaaacgaaagggaacaaatcgtaaggctgcgaaagcaaagtaaaaccttcaccgaaatagcaaatatagtgaacaggtcagaaacagcttgtaaacaagcttggtataaatgtttaaagacaggcatgtattgcgatcaaccgaaaaacggaagaccacggaaaacaacaccgaaaatggatcgccggattcatcgattgagcgaaaaggatcgttttcgtagtgcaaataatattgctgcggagataaactatgaaaacgatacacaaattagtgctagaactgttaggagaagattagaagactttaacttaagaggacgaaaaccccaaaagaaaccactgctgagttctaggaatcgaaaaagacgacttgcatttgctaaagctcataagcattggacaagtgaagattggcaaaaggtattgttttctgacgaatcgaaattcaatcgcgtctgttctgacgggatacggtacgttagacgtcgaattggcgaaagtttgaaaacacagtgcgttttaaaaactcttaaacatggtggtggcaacgttatggtgtgggcgtgtttttctcgaagcggccctggtccgatatgtcgtatcaatggaattatggaccgttttcaatacaaggacatactcaagaacacaatgttaccttttgcacgcaacaatatgagtgatgattttatttttcaaaatgataatgatccgaagcacacggctcgggttgtgaaacagttttttcaagaagaaaatatcaccgtgctgccgtggccgtcgcaatcaccagacattaacccaatcgagaatttgtgaagcatcataaaaaagacagtacaaggttataaaccgaaaaatttgaatgaactttactctacaattgaaacagcttggagtaatattacggtagatcaatgtaaaaaattaatagattcaatgccaagaagatgtaccgaagtgataagaaataacggatattggacaaaatattgaatttaaacaaaaattgtgcatatttttttaccaaaacttaatattttttgtgtagtcttaaacttttgaccgacaaaatattatacagatttcgttcctttttttgtaacttcgctactgagcaaaatatcaaaatgaaattttttttgtaagtgtataaacaaatgcctaattagttaataccaaatgtagaacactgtatttatattttttatggaaagtaaatcaattatttatttcttccatttcgtcttaaacttttgtccgctactgtactcTGTACGTATCGATGAACCGTGTACGTACGCGTTTGTTCGTcgaatgcaaatgaaattgcGAATTACATCGTATGCTGGTTAACCAATGGCACGATGGTATAATCCATCGATCCAACGTCGTGTTTCCAACGAATCCAAGCAGAAGTTTCCATAAAGGGTATCGTACCATTCGCAACCCTTATACCTAAATAAACGTTGCTCGTCAACGGTTGATGCTTGGAAACAGCGGCTCGCAATATCTTGCGTATAACGGAAGACGGAGGAAATTTCGCGAGACCACCGTGAAATTTTCACCCGCACGATCTCGCGCGACGTTTCTCTGAAAATTCAACGTATAGAAGATATTGgcgaaattattaatttctttctggcCAATTGGcgtataagaaaaaaaaaaaaaaaaaatggggaTTATAAGTAGAAATTTCACTTCTTCGAAATCAACGAACGTAACCCGTCCCAACGCTCCGATTTCTTGTAAACAACGATACCTCGTCGTGATTTCTACGacacttttttttctttctttcgattatAAGCGATAATAAATGAGACTAGTGATAATGATGGACAGATAATGGCGAGTGCGATATATGCTGGCCCCTCGCTGTCACCGAGATCATTCGGTTTCACTCGATCGTCTCTGCTCTATCCGAAATATGCGGTTTACCTAAAGTGTTCGTCGCGTCGATTCCAACATCGATAAACGGTGCTCGTTTTCCGCGTTGAAAGGTTCGAATTTTCTCGCAGCAGAGAGGCAAAAAGACAGAAtcgagagggagagagagagagagagagagggagagagtgGAGGTAAAGGAAAAAGCTCGTCACCGATTACGATTCGATACGGTCGAACGGCCGCTCAATCGTCGAATCGCTGATTTTTCAGTAAATCGTCTCGGTCTGGTGGTGGTACGTGGCGTTCTTCGAGTGCAGATTCACCGATCGACCAGGGAAACGCTAATTCGAAGGAAATGGAAGGCACGGGAATGATTAATGACGCGGCCGTCCGCCAGGAGAGCAGGAAGCTGTGGCAGTACCTCGCTTCTATTTCCGGTATTTCCACGGAAACGGCCAATCCACGTTAACCTTTtccgttttcttcttcttttacaatttctcgCAGCTTCGTTATGCTCGTCGCAACTCGGAGTTTATCGAGATGCCAGACGTTTCGATGGAACGAGAGTAGGATAATCGATAAGGGAGACCGACGGTCTCGTCGGAGCGTCGATGTAATTAACGAAGCTAGTTCgtagtataattataaaattattataaattataaaaggaACAGTAACGTACGCGTCAGCTATTCCTTTCGACCGTTTCGAAactttccattaaaaaatttcaagattcTAAAACTGCGCGTTTTTATCGGTCCACTTACCTTCGATTTCTGTTTGCTTCGAACTAACTTACTTCAAAATCGATTGTGTACGCTCGTGGAAAGAATGACGCGATACTGATAAAACGTAGATTGGAAAAACACACGTTCTCGTGGAAACCGATCGCGAGACAACAAAGTTACTGTTCCGCGGAGTCAGCGATTTGCGACTCGAAGATATCCTGAAAATCGTCCGGTCGGAACAATGCGTTTCTTCGATGTCCGATGCCCGTCGTAAGGTCGATCGATTATTacggtattttattttacacgtaCGAATTGCCTTCTTCGTATTCACGACATATTCGCGATACGAATTTTCTGGCAACTGCTCGACGTTATCTCGTCGTGCCTCGTCGTTCCTTGATGTGAcgcaattttataattgaatttaagtGTAATACACGAGAGTCGGTAGAACGTACGATTATCGGCAGATAATCGCGTAGTTACGTAAACTGGCAGATCGATCGACGAGCTGTTGgcgaaatataaaagttgcaAGTAAAAATCGGGCAGACggttttgaagaattttttgaaaagttTGCAGTCGTTTCAACGGGAGCCTGCTTATTTTCTAGCATGTATACTGGTGGTCGGTGTGGGCACGGCTCTGGCATGGACCTCACCGGTGCTTCCACAGCTGTACGCAGCCGATTCGTGGCTGATCATCACCAAGGAACAAGGTTCCTGGATCAGCTCTCTGCTGGCGCTGGGAGCCATCGCCGGTGCTCTGGGTTCGGGATCGATGGCCGACAAAATGGGACGAAAAAAGTCTCTTCTTCTGCTATCCGTTCCATTCTTGCTCTCCTGGGGTATCATCCTCGTCGCCACCGAAGTGAAGCTTCTGTACATCGCCAGATTTTTGGTCGGTATCGCGGTTGGCGCAGGATGCGTCCTCGGACCGACCTACATCTCCGAAATCTCCGAAGTCTCGACCAGAGGAACGCTGGGCGCGCTGTTTCAGCTGTTCCTCACCGTTGGAATTTTCGTCGCGTTCATCCTCGGAAGCGTTCTCAACTACACCATGTTGGCCCTTGTGTGCGCTCTTATCGTCGTTCTCTTCTTGGCTACCTTCTATTGGATGCCCGAATCTCCTGTCTGGTTGGTGGTTAGTAACGAAGAATTTCTATCATCGCAGCTTTTACGGTCGACTTTGATCAACGATCCGTCGATACTTTTAGAATCAAAACAGAAAGCAAGAAGCCACGTCGGCCATGTCGGTACTCAGAGGGGAGGACTACGATCCCAAACAGGAACTGAACGAGATGCAGAAGGAAGCGGAGGCCAGCACGGGCAAGAAGCCCAGCCTCTCCGACATGGCGAAAGATCCGGTTAACAAGAAGGCTATGATCGCCTCCTTCGGTATGATGTTCTTTCAGCAGGCTTCCGGCGTAAACGCCGTCATCTTCTACACGGTGATGATCTTCGAGGCGTCCGGAAGCTCGATGGCGCCAGAACTGGCGTCCATTCTCGTCGCGTTAGTTCAGGTTTGTTCGCTTCGACGtatttcttcgatcgatcTTGGAATCGCGCGACTCTTCGGAAACCGCGAATACGGTTCTCGGAGGTTCGCGCGACTCGCGACAAAGAAACTTTCCTGCAAGAGACTCGTGTAATCGCGTTCCAGCCGCGAATCAACGAAGCGATCTGTTCGCCGGAGACGTTGACGGTGTAAACGTTGTTGTATGCGCAGTTGGTGATGTCAGGCGTGGCGGCGTTGATCGTGGATAGAGCAGGAAGGAAGCCGCTGCTCATGATTTCCACCAGCATTATGTCGGTCAGCCTGATCGCGCTTGGATATTACTTCCAGCAGAAAGACGGCGGAAGCGACGTCAGCTCGCTAGGCTGGCTGCCGCTGGCCTCCCTGATCGTCTTCATGGTCGCCTTCTCCATCGGGTAAGTGGATTTCTAATTAGACGAGTTCAGTTCGATAGTCTTCTCGGtggaaagtttaaaatatcgTCGTTGGAGAAGGAAAATCGCGCGACGAATATCGGCCCGATGAAATGGATCTGTTATTTTTAGATTGGGTCCGGTACCATGGATGTTGATGGGTGAGCTGTTCGCCGCGGAAACGAAAGCGGTCGCCTCCAGCGTCGCGGTCATGTTAAACTGGTCGTTGGTGTTCATCGTAACAAAAACGTTCCCGATGATGAACAAGGAGTTAGGTACCGACATGACGTTCTGGATCTTCGCCGTGGTGATGGCTTGCGCCACGGCGTTCACGCACGTCTTGGTCCCGGAAACCAAGGGCAAAACCTACCAACAGATCCACGACGAACTTCAAGGTGGCCCTATCGTGGATAAATCGGTTCAACAGATGAAAACTATCGCCTGAAAGCGATCTTCGATAACGATcttaacgttagaaaaatatttccaaccTTTTCGTACATTCATCCACTCGAAGCGTTCGAATCGTCTTTCCCATCGCTTTTAAACGTCGATCGGATCACGTCGTCGTATCATCGTCGATCTCGTTTATCGATGGCGCACGACCGTGGCCTAAAATcgatttgttattatttctccGACGAAATCACGAACGAAACGGTGCGGAGTCTCGTAACATCTCGACTCGTCCGACGAATCCGatcgatttaattattttgatcgATCGACCGATCCGCCCGGTGCAATCGTAAGAAGCGCGACCAAGCGCCGGAGACGCTTTCGCGCGAAACGAACGTGGACGTTTTCTGGTAGAAGacgcgatcgatcgaatacGCCCTCGGCTAACGAGACGCTGTTTGTCCGTTACACAAccgtaatttttattctatcgaATTACCGACGTTCGAAAAGCACCGACATCGCCTCTGCCAACCATCGACGCTTCGCCtcttgcaatttttatcgcgtttcTGTATTTATTGCCCGTATGGAAGCGTATCCGTTCGATACGGTGCTCCATCGTCGATTCATATTTGATCGTTGTTCTCGTaagcaatttattttcgttcaGGCAAATCAGTCGCGACGATTCGCTGTGACCCCAGCGACAAAGAGCAACGGCGAGTTTCTCGTTTTTCGGTCGTTTAATTTCGTAATGTCGATCCAGCGGTCGAGGAATGTGCCCACGCCCGACATCGTTATCGCGAGTGGACGATTATCTGGATGACGTTCACAATGGAAAGATTCACCGTTGCATCGCCGGCCGTTCCACGTATCTCGCGCTATcgtcttttattttacattttccttGATTTCTCGAGGATATGGATACGGCGACCGCGGGACGAGTGTCTCGTGCCGATAACCACGATAACTGCCGCGAGGCTATCGTCTAGTCTGGTAATCGAGCGATCGACGCGTAATTCTTTATAGCGTCTTtatattctctctctctctcgcccatttctcctttttcctcctttACGATACATTTTCTGAAACCATCGTATCAACGAATCGTACACCGCGTCACTCTCATGGCCGTCATGAAGAAAGAGGTGTCCGTTATAAAAAATCAAACTCGACGTCACGATTCATTGACTTTTTCGACTTTTTTtaccttcttacgtataagaagatttataatattaaaaatgtaagaagATAATCACGCTGCGTACAATAAAGCGTAAATGTTAAACTCGTTCCTTTGTGATCGTTCCTTCTCGTTGTATTCGTCGGTCTTGCTTCTGTGGCGGAAAACGGAAAAAGGATAATTGCGAGTTAATCGCCGCCAACCAACGtaatcaaaataaagaaacgaaatcaCGGATATGCTCgcgaatattttcatacagCGATCGTTAAATCGAGTAATTTTCGGTGTCATTAAAACGCAATCACGGCTAGATGTATAGATAATCGcgttaaaagaaattcgaaaacgCGTGTGACGTAACGTTATCTGGACGAATCGAACAGCGGCGACTTTTCTTTCGAAGCAAGGTTGTTCGCGGTACTCGAGAAAGTTGGATAATGACGTCAGATACTCGACAATCGTCCCGTTAGTCCGTGCAATTGCCTTCGTGTCTGTGTAAATATTCCAAGCGATCAGAGTCACGACGAAAAGTCGAGAAACCATCGATCGCCTACTTTGCTCGATGTTCGCGTTTCGCGTTCCTCGATCGCCAGATGTAGTTTACGCTCgctattttacgatttttagCACCTATTGGCACGATTATAGCAGCGCGTTTGTTAGTTTCACGCGGTGAAACCGCCATACGAACGTTGAACGTATCGAACGATCCACCGTCTACAGGTAAGCGTCGAGTCTCGCAAAAGTTACGATTCGCACGGCGACGTAATCGCGACGATCgaaattttccaatgaaaacGTAAACGAAGAAGAGTAAAGAAAGCCGATCGCGAATTATCGTTATCGGAATTGGCGGTGACCAGTGGTCGACGTTATCGCGTACGCCAACTACCGATGGCGCCTGAAAACTAAAACTAGTTTCGGTTTCCTAGAGAAAGCGTATCGTCGAGAAATTTTCCGCTTCGCGTTTTACGCGTTGCCGGGCTATTCGAGCTACGAGGCGTCCTGACGCGCAACCTTAACGACGTTCGACGTACGTATTCGAGCATCGCCGCGACAAAGTACCTTCGATCGACCAATTAAAAGGTCCCTACTTGACTTTAACCGGTTTCGTTGCCGCGCTCCGACGATCGAAATCGATTTCGGTATTTCATTCCGACAAGTACGAAGCAACGTCGCTGTATACGACGTACATCGAACGTAGTAGCATCTTCCGACGAGAATCCTTGAAGAGATCCGGAATAGTTTCGATGGTGTAACGTCAGTTACGAGAAACGTCGGTTGTCAAAACCAGTCCCGTACCGTCTAACAGCGTTTTGGTTGGGATTACCGAATCGAAGGAGTCCCCGAGTGATTCAGGTACCCGGTACCTGGATTCCCCTTACTTTCACTTTGCCATTCTTCGCTTCCTTCGCTATTGTTCCTTCCTCTGCTCTTTGATCTTTTCAAAGAAATCCCCGAAAAGATCAACCTACCTCGGTAACCATGCGCGGTCACGAGTCTACCTTCGTCCGAGAATCGTTGCCAATGAAAAGAGACCAGACAAAGAAGAAACTTTCCGCGCAACGTGACGATTTTCGCACACGCGGATTCGTTAGTCACAGCTTATATATATCGATCGAGCTAGCGCGTGTCGAAAAAGGAGCAAACGCCGAAACGTTCGGTTCGATACCGCGCAGTAGATTATCGTCCTTCTCCGTATAACCGTCCGTGTAACCTGATTGTAAGTACGTTTCGCATCGGGCTGACTTTAGATTACCTTTGGCCTAGCTTTGGACTAACTTTCGACCGAGTTTGTATTAGATTTGAATGGAAGATCGAGCTGCCGCGAAATTTCGTGATGCGAATCGAACGGCTATGCAGAGGCACGAGGTACCTCCATGGAATTGTACGTGATCGAGTACACGTACTCGAGAAGCATCGAGAGTTTGACGCGACGAAATTTTCGGGTCAAGCGTTTCGCACGTGTTCGATCGGTCGGGGCTTTCGGCGGATTTTTTCGACATTGCTTCGGAACACGGAATTCTTAATTCGAGAATAGAAATCGGAGAATCGCTTTCTTAAAGAAACGCGCTCCGCCGGGAGTATTTTACGTAGAGGCAATTTCCGTTCCAGAGAATAAGCATTCTTGCTTCCACGTAAATATTCGATTCTAAAGTTTCAAGCTTCTTAAGTAACGTGgcgatttttaaattattcgcgAAATATTCCATCGAGCTAGGTTAATATTACACGGAACGCAAGCTGTGATACGTCGTTAAAGGCTATATCTCTTTAAAAGactttacttttaaaatta
Above is a genomic segment from Bombus pascuorum chromosome 9, iyBomPasc1.1, whole genome shotgun sequence containing:
- the LOC132910508 gene encoding facilitated trehalose transporter Tret1-like; this translates as MEGTGMINDAAVRQESRKLWQYLASISACILVVGVGTALAWTSPVLPQLYAADSWLIITKEQGSWISSLLALGAIAGALGSGSMADKMGRKKSLLLLSVPFLLSWGIILVATEVKLLYIARFLVGIAVGAGCVLGPTYISEISEVSTRGTLGALFQLFLTVGIFVAFILGSVLNYTMLALVCALIVVLFLATFYWMPESPVWLVNQNRKQEATSAMSVLRGEDYDPKQELNEMQKEAEASTGKKPSLSDMAKDPVNKKAMIASFGMMFFQQASGVNAVIFYTVMIFEASGSSMAPELASILVALVQLVMSGVAALIVDRAGRKPLLMISTSIMSVSLIALGYYFQQKDGGSDVSSLGWLPLASLIVFMVAFSIGLGPVPWMLMGELFAAETKAVASSVAVMLNWSLVFIVTKTFPMMNKELGTDMTFWIFAVVMACATAFTHVLVPETKGKTYQQIHDELQGGPIVDKSVQQMKTIA